TCCATTAATAAGATAGTCAGAAGTGAAATTGTGCAGCGGAAACGTGGCCTCAGGAGAGATGGATGAAGAAGGTTTTGAAGGAATGGGGTGACATCTGCAGGGATGCAAGAATCTTTGTCCAGGTTCCATCTCGGCTCCAGGCCCATGACTTTGGACAGTATCCATATTGTCTAACTTATCTCGCTTGACCCGGGCCAGGGGCTTGCTAGAACATCGTTGATCATTTCTTGAGGGGAGCGGTGGTCCGGGACTTTTCCTTGCCTGGTCCAGAAGTTTTGTTTGAGTCGAGTACTGAACCCTGGAGATGTGGTTTGGCCATAAGTTGCCACTTAGAATTTGCTGAATGGGTGAATCCCTGCTCTGAATCCTGTTCATAAATAAGCTCTGGTCAGTGTTAGACTGTAGGAGGGTTTCTGAGGGGCCATGGCCATGGAATTGCTCTGGTTGAATGTGAAGTTGGTTGGGGGATTGATGCTGAAACGGGGACTGGGGATTTCCATGCAAAGGATTCTCCAAAAGCTGTTGACTGTGTTTGGGCTGGCAAGGGTTTTCTAAGGATTGATGAGAAAAGGGAGGACTCCGAAGGCCTGAGCTATGGGATGGTGGCCACTGCTGCTGGAGCTGTCCGGGTGACTGGGAGAAATGAGCAGACAGAGCCTGCGATGTTACTGGCGGCTGTCTCCATGATGCACGACTGTTCTGGTGATGGCTCTCATTTGCCACAGGCTCCCAAGCAAGGTGACTTGGCTGCTTCTGGCTTACACCATGCTGGTCCATTGTATTTGGAAGGCACAGTATCTGGGCTACCTGGATGGGTTGTGGTCCATGGGCTTCATTTAGCCCAAGATAATGATGTGCCATTTGAGAATTGTTGACATCAGGTTCTTGGCTTGGGCTCGACAAGGAATGAGTTTTCAAGGAAGCCTGGGAATCCCCAACCTGCTCCTCCTCACTTTTGTTTAAGAGGAAACCGTGAGCATGGGACACAATTTCCCTGTTTGGTAACACATCATTAAGAGATGGACTAGAGCCTGGAATCTCTCCTCCCTTCACCTTCCACTCATCTAGCAGCAGGAGCTCTAGCTCCTCGGCGTTAAGCCCCAGGTTTTCCAGAGCACCCAATAGCTCATTATTGGAGCAGTTCTCATCATAGTCAAGAGACAGGGAATCCAGGGTAGTTAGAAGGGCAGCTCCTTGATTCAAATCAGCCAATTCTTTCTGCTCATCCTCTGAGGAAATCATCTTTGGAGATCCATCCAGAATGTCTCCCGTTAGCTTAGCCCCCGAGGGGTCTTCAATCTGACTGAAGATGTCCCTACTAAAGCCGAGTTCCGGAGTCACGACTGCGTGTGACACATAGAGGGCTGCATCCTGTTGCATCATGGCACCAACAAGTGAATTAGGAGCTGGGGGATCTAGCTGACTCCTTTCTCCTTTGGGAGACTTTTTGAATTTAGGAATTTTCCCTGCAGTTTGGAAAGGGACAGGAAAAGCAGGATCTGGGTGGGTGGCTTGGTACAGAAGGGCTTCCCCAGTaagaaaggtaaaagggtggTGGAGGGACCTTTTCTGAAGGTGCTCTCCTCCTTCTTCATCCCTGCAGAGAAGGAAATACCAACATTTtcaaaaaacacaataaaaatgcaGTTTCTCCTCATAGAATTTCTCATCGGTGTCAAGAGAATGGCTTTGTCCCTTGGCACCTGGCAGAGTTGGTCGGCTAATAGAGGATCCATCCTGGCCCAACCCCCCTTCATTTTTTAGCTGTTTGGGCACCTGAGAAGGAAATGCAGAGCTGCAAGAGAAGCTTGGTACTCACACAAGAGGCCGTTGGGTGGCGATGATGTAATCAGGCTTGCCATTTCTGTAGACAAGTCTGGCATTAGACTGGACCCATCGCCAACGATTTTCTTTGGTCAGGAGACGAAATACTGTCAGACCACTTTCTCCAGTTCTCATCACTAGGAAACACGTGAATGGGTTAGGATTAATAAGACTATCATCTTATGtctttaacaaattaaaatttacagAGCATTTTCTAGACATTATCCAATTTGATTCTGATGACAAACTGTGAGAGAGGTACCATGAGCatcattattcttttctctttctttctccctccctcccttccttccttccttccttccttccttccttccttccttccttccttccttccttccttcttactttccttccttccttccttcttactttccttccttccttactttccttccctttccttccctttccttttctttccttccctttccttttctttccttccctttctttctttctttccttctttccttctttccttctttccttctttccttctttccttctttccttctttccttctttccttctttccttctttccttctttctttctttctttctttctttctttctttctttctttctttctttctttctttctttctttctttctttctttctttctttctttctttctttctttctttctttctttctttctttctttctttctttctttctttctttctttctttctttctttctttctttccttccttccttccttccttccttccttccttccttccttccttccttccttctttccttctttctggcAAATTATTGGCTCATGGTTGGACAACTAAGTGTCACGATCAGAATTTGATCCCAGGTTACACTGACTCCCAGTAGGGGCATCCCCCATTGCCCTGGAACCTTTAATAAATCATTTactccattttatttaaaatgctcacatctagagctggaaggcacCTTAGGGATCAGGTTGTCACCCCCATTTCttttccatatgaggaaactggagctCTTTGATAGGAGGCCTATCAGGAAGGTTGTAGTTCAGATCTGGGTGAATTTGAGAAGGAGAATTTCCAGAATTCtcaaaaaaaacaagaattccTCTCATCTTGGGACAAGATGCCCTGGGGATCCCTTTTACCTCTGAGGCTCTCCATTTTGTGAATTAATATTCCAATACCCCAATGGACTTGTGATTGATTTAACCATTGATGGAAAACTATAAACTATAGGGCCCATCCTGTGTCCTCTCATAAACTATAGGGCCCATCCTGTGTCCCCTCATAAACTATAGGGCCCACCCTGTGTCCCCTCATAAACTATAGGGCCCACCCTGTGTCCCCTCATAAACTATAGGGCCCACCCTGTGTCCCCTCATAAACTATAGGGCCCATCCTGTGTCCCCTCATAAACTATAGGGCCCACCCTGTGTCCCCTCATAAACTATAGGGCCCACCCTGTGTCCCCTCATAAACTATAGGGCCCATCCTGTGTCCCCTCATAAACTATAGGGCCCATCCTGTGTCCCCTCATAAACTATAGGGCCCATCCTGTGTCCCCTCATAAACTATAGGGCCCACCCTGTGTCCCCTCATAAACTATAGGGCCCACCCTGTGTCCCCTCATAAACTATAGGGCCCATCCTGTGTCCCCTCATAAACTATAGGGCCCACCCTGTGTCCCCTCATAAACTATAGGGCCCATCCTGTGTCCCCTCATAAACTATAGGGCCCACCCTGTGTCCCCCTCATAAACTATAGGGCCCATCCTGTGTCCTCTCATAAACTATAGGGCCCACCCTGTGTCCCCTCATAAACTATAGGGCCCACCCTGTGTCCCCTCATAAACTATAGGGCCCATCCTGTGTCCTCTCATAAACTATAGGGCCCATCCTGTGTCCCCTCATAAACTATAGGGCCCATCCTGTGTCCCCTCATAAACTATAGGGCCCACCCTGTGTCCCCTCATAAACTATAGGGCCCACCCTGTGTCCCCTCATAAACTATAGGGCCCATCCTGTGTCCCCTCATAAACTATAGGGCCCACCCTGTGTCCCCTCATAAACTATAGGGCCCATCCTGTGTCCCCTCATAAACTATAGGGCCCACCCTGTGTCCCCTCATAAACTATAGGGCCCATCCTGTGTCCCCTCATCAAACTGCTCCCCAGGGGCACTGTAACTAATACCCCTCCAGAAAGGTAGTGGTTGGCTACCCCTGGGTTCTAGCGCCATGCTGGCCGGAGCCTCAATATGCCGGAGAACGTGAAGACCCACTCTTGGTGCCGTTGTCTGATACCACATGCTTGTTAGTGATCCAACGGCTAGAGAGTCTATAAGGAACTGTTCCCCTTTTGGAGGATGATAAATCAACACAGTCGTGTTACTGTTAGCAACAGGGGCAGTGCAGAACAGGGGCCGGGCAGGGCTCTCAACTCTTACTCCGGATGTGGTTCTCGGCGCAGTAGAGCATGTCGGCAGCGTGGATAAACTGATAGCCGGTTCCTCGCATACGCAGCTCCGCTTCTGTGTATCCTAGCACCAGCTTCCCTCTAGGAAGAAGAAGCACAGTGGCAGTCACAGAGCAAGCTGATATCACCCCCCATTTTTCTAATCCTCATTCACAATGAAACCATTTTCCTCTGTTCAAAAGATGGAGCTTATTCCCACTTTGTAGATGAGATAGAGAGAGGCAACATGACCCATCTCTTCATTAGGCCTTTCCCTTCTTGCTTAGCAAGATCAACCTGACCCTAAGCTCTTCCAAgtcacatatgtatacacacacacacacacacacacacacacacacacacacacaaagctttttatttccaaaactcatgcgcagatagttttcaaaattcacctttgcaaaaccttgttccattttttttctccctcccttctcctcaccccctccccatgtagcaagtaatccaatataggttaaacatgtgcccttcttctatacatatttccgcACTTAAGATCCCAGTCAGCCTTTAGGCACCCGGGATCACCTGCCGACCTCAACGGGGCAGCAGAGGAGGACGGATGCATCGGAGAAGGGCGGCCATTAGGGTCAGCTCCTACCAGCCCTGCCCTCGTGCTTACTTAGCATCACAGGCCACAGGTGTAAAGTCCAGTTTGTGCTTGGTCCGGAAGGTCAGGGTTTTTGTTCTGATCTCCAGAATGGATGCAGATTGCAGAGGAGTAGAGATGGCAAAGAGCGCCAGCTGAGGGGGCACTGGAGACCCATTCTTGGATCTGGGACTCTGCCCATGGAGAGGTTTCAATCTGCCTTGGAGGCTTAAAGCCTGTAGAAAAAGAATTATAGCTTAAATGtgtatataatgtgtatgtatttacGTATAGACAGATATTTTACACATAACATTGCATACTATAACATACTGGACTGTttcatataatttacatataatcTATTACATGACATAATCTAACATAACATGACATCACATGATCATATAATATCatgtaataaattaatatattcaaatatataggaTATGATTTGGGGCTTTGGATCTGCTCCTGCGAGGATCACATTTGCAGGAATTACCCCATAGTTACAGCTTCTTCTTATTCTAGTGACTGAGTTGAAGTCTTTGGTTCATGCTATTTTTTCCGTTCTGCTCATGGTCAAATGACACATAACTGTAGTGGGTGGGAGTGTCTCTGGGTAAGCATCTGAGCAACCCTCGATACCTTCGGCACCATCCTCCCTGCGGAATAAGGAGCAGGGCTGAGTCCTCCCCAGGGTTTCCCCATCTCCTTCCTAGGGGCTAGCTTAGAGCAGAAGTGTCAACCAATAGATCACAAACTCCAAGCGCAAGTTATTAAATGATGCATAGAGCCAATGAAAAGGCAATTTATTAAAAACgtttaataaagtaaataagtaactaaatttaataaagtaaataagttgttatcatgtttaatatatatcgTTTtacctgccgtctaggggaggggaaaaattggagcaggCTTTGCAAGGTTAATGCTGAAAGtgtccatgtgtatgttttgaaaataaaaagctttaataaaaatgaatcccaatatagataaacagatagaatGTGTGGTTCTCTACATCCATAGGTAGCCCATACGCCCTCCTCCTCTAATGGAGTTTGGTACACTGATTTAGGGATCTTTTCTCCAGGAGCTGCCTTCTCTTCACAATTCAATCCCCGACACTGTTCGAACAATTAATGCTTTTTTTAGTTTGACAACAATGTGTCTTCTCCTTGGCTGTTTGAGGACTTTATAGTGCATCAAACTCGGTGTAATTTCAATAGCtcagaatatagaaaataatcaCAACTGCTCAGAATCCTCAGTTAGGAATGTTCTGAACATCCAGGCAGAGCTTGATCCCTCTGGTCTGCCTGAAATGTGTTCATTTCTCAGTAACTCCTGAGCTCTTTAAGCTACAGTCGTGGAAGGCAGTTTATATCATCCTGGTGCATCTGGGCTCCAGTGGTTCTTTTCCAcacatatttactttattttaaatgctCCTTTCCATCATGAACTCAACAATCATTATTGAATTTCCCAATATACTAAGACAATTATACAAATAACAtcgttttgttatttttaatataaatttatatgtctatattagaataatagcttttttatttttcaaaatacatgcaaacatagtttGTAACTTTCACTCTTGTAAAATCTTGTCTCaagttgttttttcccctccttaccaaCTTTCTCCTTTCCCTAGATATCAAGCAATCTATATGttaatgttaaatatgtgtaattcttctaaatatatttatacatttgtcatgctgcataagaaaaatcagatcagaaaggggggggatgaaaaaaggggaaaaaaaagcacacaataacaacaacaaaggtgaaaaaacGAGGCTtagatccatattcagtccccatagtcctctttttggatgcagatggctctctccatcctaagtccattgaaattggcctgaatcaccttaagataaatttaaacttaaaaaggTAGTAATAAAGGACCTTGCTGAACACAATTTTAAGTCACCTAAACTTTCTCAGTGTATAGATAGGGATAATGAGGATATaatgtataatggggataataatagcttcttcCTCTTAGAGTTGTTGCTAGGATCAAATGAATTAGCATACATAAAGGGTTTTGGCTTTCTTAAATAAATATGATCCGGGCTTCTAAGGTCCCGTCTGGTCCTATGACACTAAGTCCCTGTTCTGTCTGGCCTCCATTCCTCCTGTGTAAAAGGAGGAGATAAaacaaaatgatctctaaggctTCTTCTAGCTCTAGATTCTTTGGTCCATCACAAGGTTATGAAAGAGCAGATCATTTCATACAATTCATGGACcaaaagaaaatgtcatcttGGAGAAAGAGGAAGTGCAGCTACTGAGCCAAGCTAGCAAGAGTGGGTGTGAACACCCTTGCTCTGCACCCTTTAGTTCCATTTGCATCACACTGAAGGATTAGACTCATTCTCCACTGAGCTGTCTAGATCATGAGCCAATGGAGCCATGACTTACCTGAAACCCTGAGGAGTTATCGAGCAGGCACCGGAAGCGGCA
The Sminthopsis crassicaudata isolate SCR6 chromosome 4, ASM4859323v1, whole genome shotgun sequence genome window above contains:
- the LOC141540411 gene encoding aryl hydrocarbon receptor-like, which codes for MYAGRRRRKPVPRTAKLPPSEGVKANPSKRHRERLNSELECLASLLPFPNEVISSLDKLSILRLTVSYLRTQSFFQVTQKKRSAKDWSESHRHDGDRSWRCPGRIVPEGKLLLQALNGFVLVVTSEGLIFYSSHTIQDYLGFHQTDVLHQSVFELIHTEDQPEFRRNLHWKLTSTPKPESDPTCSGETTPSPSDSSDKTEELPPENSALLERSFVCRFRCLLDNSSGFQALSLQGRLKPLHGQSPRSKNGSPVPPQLALFAISTPLQSASILEIRTKTLTFRTKHKLDFTPVACDAKGKLVLGYTEAELRMRGTGYQFIHAADMLYCAENHIRMMRTGESGLTVFRLLTKENRWRWVQSNARLVYRNGKPDYIIATQRPLVDEEGGEHLQKRSLHHPFTFLTGEALLYQATHPDPAFPVPFQTAGKIPKFKKSPKGERSQLDPPAPNSLVGAMMQQDAALYVSHAVVTPELGFSRDIFSQIEDPSGAKLTGDILDGSPKMISSEDEQKELADLNQGAALLTTLDSLSLDYDENCSNNELLGALENLGLNAEELELLLLDEWKVKGGEIPGSSPSLNDVLPNREIVSHAHGFLLNKSEEEQVGDSQASLKTHSLSSPSQEPDVNNSQMAHHYLGLNEAHGPQPIQVAQILCLPNTMDQHGVSQKQPSHLAWEPVANESHHQNSRASWRQPPVTSQALSAHFSQSPGQLQQQWPPSHSSGLRSPPFSHQSLENPCQPKHSQQLLENPLHGNPQSPFQHQSPNQLHIQPEQFHGHGPSETLLQSNTDQSLFMNRIQSRDSPIQQILSGNLWPNHISRVQYSTQTKLLDQARKSPGPPLPSRNDQRCSSKPLARVKRDKLDNMDTVQSHGPGAEMEPGQRFLHPCRCHPIPSKPSSSISPEATFPLHNFTSDYLINGDGCQETLAGNLDGLNNRSMGSWGDFLLPSGQPHASSERHSCPKIFPQSSSSSKGDFYF